The following coding sequences are from one Eucalyptus grandis isolate ANBG69807.140 chromosome 11, ASM1654582v1, whole genome shotgun sequence window:
- the LOC104424809 gene encoding peroxisome biogenesis protein 22 isoform X2, with translation MAETSKDELVQLIRRFGAYLTVKFSNIFSISLNNVNSRSLGAIAGFAVAVVFTWRLLRTPRGPQRRIQKRQAASPASSGLPPQTNTASTSSGVCSTSEDLRAQNVVDEFFQPVKPTLGQIVRQKLSEGRKVTCRLLGVILEESSPEELQKQATKKILQALEYAGVFTSGGLIKEKVLFCSTENGRSSFVRQLEPDWHIDTNPEVISQLARFIKYQLHVTPIRPERTASNVFTSASVEQFFGSI, from the exons ATGGCGGAGACCTCGAAGGACGAGCTGGTACAGCTGATCAGGAGGTTCGGGGCTTACCTCACCGTCAAGTTCTCCAACATCTTCTCGATCTCGCTCAACAACGTG AATTCGCGCTCGCTTGGGGCAATTGCTGGGTTTGCTGTTGCCGTAGTTTTTACATGGAGGTTATTGAGGACACCTAGAGGTCCTCAAAGACGGATACAAAAAAGACAAGCTGCTTCACCTGCCAGTTCGGGTCTACCTCCTCAAACAAATACAGCCTCAACGTCTTCTGGGGTTTGTTCAACTTCAGAGGATTTAAGGGCACAAAATGTTGTTGATGAGTTTTTCCAGCCTGTGAAG CCAACATTGGGGCAGATAGTGAGGCAAAAATTGAGTGAAGGCCGAAAG GTCACATGTCGCTTGCTTGGAGTTATTCTTGAGGAAAGTAGTCCTGAGGAGCTTCAG AAACAAGCAACT aaaaaaattcttcagGCCTTGGAGTATGCTGGAGTCTTTACTTCAGGTGGTCTGATCAAGGAGAAG GTTCTTTTCTGTAGCACAGAGAACGGGCGTTCCTCTTTTGTTCGGCAGCTGGAACCAGACTGGCACATTGACACAAACCCTGAAGTCATCTCTCAGTTAGCG AGATTCATCAAGTACCAACTTCACGTGACCCCCATCAGACCTGAAAGGACAGCCTCCAACGTGTTCACTTCCGCATCTGTGGAGCAGTTCTTCGGAAGCATTTAG
- the LOC104424809 gene encoding peroxisome biogenesis protein 22 isoform X1, with protein sequence MAETSKDELVQLIRRFGAYLTVKFSNIFSISLNNVNSRSLGAIAGFAVAVVFTWRLLRTPRGPQRRIQKRQAASPASSGLPPQTNTASTSSGVCSTSEDLRAQNVVDEFFQPVKPTLGQIVRQKLSEGRKVTCRLLGVILEESSPEELQKQATVRSSVLEVLLEITKFCDLYLMERVLDDKSEKKILQALEYAGVFTSGGLIKEKVLFCSTENGRSSFVRQLEPDWHIDTNPEVISQLARFIKYQLHVTPIRPERTASNVFTSASVEQFFGSI encoded by the exons ATGGCGGAGACCTCGAAGGACGAGCTGGTACAGCTGATCAGGAGGTTCGGGGCTTACCTCACCGTCAAGTTCTCCAACATCTTCTCGATCTCGCTCAACAACGTG AATTCGCGCTCGCTTGGGGCAATTGCTGGGTTTGCTGTTGCCGTAGTTTTTACATGGAGGTTATTGAGGACACCTAGAGGTCCTCAAAGACGGATACAAAAAAGACAAGCTGCTTCACCTGCCAGTTCGGGTCTACCTCCTCAAACAAATACAGCCTCAACGTCTTCTGGGGTTTGTTCAACTTCAGAGGATTTAAGGGCACAAAATGTTGTTGATGAGTTTTTCCAGCCTGTGAAG CCAACATTGGGGCAGATAGTGAGGCAAAAATTGAGTGAAGGCCGAAAG GTCACATGTCGCTTGCTTGGAGTTATTCTTGAGGAAAGTAGTCCTGAGGAGCTTCAG AAACAAGCAACTGTAAGATCCTCTGTGTTGGAAGTACTTTTGGAGATTACCAAATTTTGTGACCTTTATCTAATGGAAAGAGTTCTTGATGACAAGAGTGAG aaaaaaattcttcagGCCTTGGAGTATGCTGGAGTCTTTACTTCAGGTGGTCTGATCAAGGAGAAG GTTCTTTTCTGTAGCACAGAGAACGGGCGTTCCTCTTTTGTTCGGCAGCTGGAACCAGACTGGCACATTGACACAAACCCTGAAGTCATCTCTCAGTTAGCG AGATTCATCAAGTACCAACTTCACGTGACCCCCATCAGACCTGAAAGGACAGCCTCCAACGTGTTCACTTCCGCATCTGTGGAGCAGTTCTTCGGAAGCATTTAG
- the LOC104424811 gene encoding cyclin-U1-1 gives MLAAGDCTSLEPRPEPSQVEGTLPRVLTALSFVLERLVARNDRLLESLSGQLNGLGGHRWAMLGKSLNGFHGVRPPNISIPKYLERIYKYTGCSPSCFVVGYVYIDRLLHKHPDSLVGSLNVHRLLVTSVMVASKMLDDEHYNNAFYAKVGGVSNAELNRLEMELLFLLDFGVVVSSRVFETYCFHLEREVLLNGHGEHGKIEKALFDPAPLDDVTELPVVEDALATADPPALDQAVD, from the exons ATGTTAGCCGCCGGCGACTGCACCAGCTTGGAACCCCGGCCTGAGCCAAGCCAAGTAGAGGGCACCCTTCCTCGGGTGCTGACTGCGCTGTCTTTCGTGTTAGAGAGGCTAGTGGCTCGGAACGACCGGCTCCTGGAGAGCCTCAGTGGGCAGCTGAATGGGCTTGGCGGCCACAGGTGGGCAATGCTTGGGAAGAGCTTGAACGGATTCCATGGCGTGAGGCCGCCAAACATAAGCATACCCAAATACCTGGAGAGGATATACAAGTACACGGGCTGTAGCCCGTCCTGCTTCGTGGTGGGATATGTGTACATCGACAGGTTGTTGCATAAGCACCCGGACTCGCTCGTGGGGTCGCTAAATGTGCACAGGTTGCTCGTCACGAGTGTCATGGTCGCCTCCAAGATGCTGGATGATGA GCACTACAACAACGCGTTCTACGCGAAAGTCGGCGGGGTGAGCAACGCAGAGCTGAACAGGCTCGAGATGGAGCTGCTTTTCCTCCTGGACTTTGGGGTGGTGGTGAGCTCGAGGGTGTTCGAGACCTACTGCTTTCACTTGGAGAGAGAGGTGCTGCTGAACGGGCATGGGGAACATGGCAAGATCGAGAAGGCGCTGTTCGATCCGGCACCACTCGATGACGTGACCGAACTACCGGTAGTCGAAGATGCACTGGCGACTGCAGACCCACCAGCGCTTGATCAGGCTGTGGACTGA
- the LOC104424812 gene encoding SPX and EXS domain-containing protein 1 isoform X2 yields the protein MYSVAAGELKIGSMPISTTAIMPSPILLWRFKVLLFFIWGFICCKFGWDSVMRMSVDLRDLFLYEAFLYYNPLLLVTMMVWLWGINLWVFSQANVNYAKIFDLDQNHLTHREIWKCATWMTIIVPTSMTAYLYLYSHGEVSLAASQPVLLYAAVAMVLIFPFDIFYLSSRFYLLRTLWRIVFPLQAISFSDFFLADILTSMSKVFSDLERSVCRMVHRQVATIAWFEADSVCGSHSVAIPIVLVLPYLFRLFQCLRQYKDTGERNTLLNALKYSTAVPVIFLSALKYHVFPEKWISFYRPLWLLSSVLNSLYSFYWDVTRDWDLSCFTRIFKFSKPSTISSLLHGRKWVYVWVIGSNLILRCTWTYKLSAHLRHNYLTLFTITALEMLRRFQWAFFRVENEWNKMNSKSGIQLSTIEIGNEEDKLLSSSDHSV from the exons GTACTATTATTCTTCATTTGGGGTTTCATTTGTTGCAAG TTTGGATGGGATTCAGTCATGAGAATGAGTGTGGATTTGCGGGACCTGTTCCTCTATGAGGCATTTTTGTACTATAaccctcttcttcttgtg ACTATGATGGTTTGGCTTTGGGGTATCAATTTGTGGGTTTTTTCACAAGCTAATGTCAATTATGCTAAAATATTCGATCTTGATCAGAACCATCTTACGCACAGAGAGATATGGAAG TGTGCAACTTGGATGACAATAATTGTTCCCACAAGCATGACAGCTTATCTGTATCTATACTCTCATGGGGAAGTGTCCTTGGCTGCTTCACAACCA GTTCTTCTGTATGCTGCCGTTGCAATGGTGTTGATATTtccttttgatattttctattTGTCATCTCGCTTCTACTTGTTAAGGACTCTTTGGAGGATAGTTTTTCCACTTCAG GCAATAAGCTTCTCCGACTTCTTTTTGGCTGATATTCTGACCTCCATGTCCAAG GTTTTCTCAGATTTGGAGCGCTCAGTATGTCGGATGGTCCATCGACAG GTCGCCACTATTGCTTGGTTTGAAGCTGATTCTGTCTGTGGAAGCCACTCTGTTGCGATTCCTATTGTTTTAGTGTTGCCATACCTTTTTCGTTTGTTCCAATGCCTCCGACAGTACAAGGATACTGGAGAAAGAAACACTCTTTTGAATG CTTTGAAATATTCAACAGCAGTGCCGGTGATTTTTCTCTCAGCCCTTAAATATCATGTATTCCCGGAAAAGTGGATAAGTTTTTACCGGCCTCTCTGGCTTCTCTCGAGTGTCTTGAATTCTTTGTATTCATTTTATTGGGACGTGACCCGAGATTGGGATTTGAG TTGCTTCACTCGGATTTTCAAGTTCAGCAAACCAAGTACAATATCATCGCTTCTGCATGGACGAAAATGG GTTTATGTTTGGGTGATAGGCAGCAATCTGATCCTGCGTTGCACTTGGACGTACAAATTGTCTGCCCATCTCCGCCATAATTACCTCACGCTTTTCACCATCACTGCCTTGGAGATGCTTCGCCGGTTTCAGTGGGCTTTCTTTCGTGTCGAGAATGAGTGGAATAAAATGAATTCCAAGTCGGGTATTCAGCTATCCACGATCGAAATAGGAAATGAGGAAGACAAATTACTCTCGTCCAGTGACCACAGTGTATAG